In Panicum virgatum strain AP13 chromosome 4N, P.virgatum_v5, whole genome shotgun sequence, a single window of DNA contains:
- the LOC120670634 gene encoding histone deacetylase 2-like, with amino-acid sequence MKNIAQLIGEDRKWCSDVSTESSRRDSPAPQPLFLSLPRHARARAAARFPGGRRRPRAATIRLLAHPTRFPASLCRWRRMASSSSSPAPAPAGEPLRQKRILSSKLYLDVPSSKAPVVYSPAYDISFLGLEKLHPFDSAKWGRICRYLTREGHLEKKKLVEPLEACKEDLLVVHTEAYLNSLKSSYRVACIVEVPPVSLVPNWMVHKKLLYPFRKQVGGSILSAKLALERGWSINVGGGFHHCSAEEGGGFCAYADISLCIQFAFVRLNISSVLIIDLDAHQGNGHEKDFANDGRVYILDMYNAGIYPFDFTAKQYIDQKVELVSGTKTDEYLELLDNALEVSKSRFQPQLIVYNAGTDILDGDPLGKLEISPEGVVARDEKVFRFAKDQNIPLLMLTSGGYMKSSARVIADSIINLSNKNLIELGNQLG; translated from the exons ATGAAAAATATTGCACAGTTAATCGGTGAAGACCGGAAATGGTGCAGTGACGTCAGCACCGAATCCTCCCGACGGGACTCCCCGGCACCGCAACCGCTGTTCCTCTCTCTCCCGCGTCACGCGCGCGCCAGAGCCGCGGCAAGATTCCCCGGCGGGAGGCGTAGGCCGCGCGCCGCGACGATTCGGCTCCTCGCCCACCCCACACGGTTCCCCGCCTCCCTCTGCCGCTGGCGGCggatggcctcctcctcctcctcgccggcgccggccccggCCGGGGAGCCCCTGCGCCAGAAACGCATCCTCTCCAGCAAGCTCTACCTCGACGTGCCCTCCTCCAAG GCGCCGGTGGTCTACTCGCCGGCCTACGACATCTCCTTCCTCGGGCTCGAGAAGCT GCACCCGTTTGACTCCGCTAAATGGGGCCGCATCTGCAGGTACCTCACCAGGGAAGGGCACCTGGAGAAGAAAAAGCTCGTGGAGCCATTGGAAGCCTGCAAGGAGGATTTGCTAGTG GTGCACACAGAGGCGTATCTGAACAGCCTCAAAAGCAGCTACAGAGTTGCCTGCATTGTAGAG GTCCCTCCTGTGTCGCTTGTCCCTAACTGGATGGTGCATAAAAAGCTACTATACCCGTTCCGTAAGCAG GTGGGTGGGTCAATTTTGTCAGCCAAACTTGCACTCGAGAGAGGATGGTCCATTAATGTTGGTGGAGGATTTCACCATTGTTCGGCAGAGGAAGGGGGTGGATTTTGTGCGTATGCTGACATCTCTCTCTGCATCCAGTTTGCTTTTGTCCGTCTAAACATTTCAAG TGTATTGATCATAGACCTGGATGCCCACCAAGGAAATGGGCATGAAAAAGATTTTGCCAATGATG GAAGGGTTTACATTTTGGACATGTACAATGCTGGAATTTATCCCTTC GATTTCACTGCTAAGCAATACATCGATCAAAAAGTTGAATTAGTT AGCGGGACAAAAACAGATGAATACTTGGAGCTACTTGACAATGCCCTTGAG GTATCCAAAAGTAGATTTCAGCCCCAATTGATTGTTTACAATGCTGGAACAGACATCCTGGATGGTGATCCATTGGGCAAATTGGAG ATAAGTCCTGAGGGTGTGGTTGCCAGAGATGAAAAGGTGTTTAGATTCGCGAAAGATCAAAACATTCCACTCCTCATGCTGACATCAG GAGGCTACATGAAGTCAAGTGCTCGAGTAATTGCCGACTCGATCATCAATCTCTCGAATAAAAACTTGATAGAACTAGGCAACCAGCTGG